Proteins from one Desulfonema limicola genomic window:
- a CDS encoding LamG-like jellyroll fold domain-containing protein gives MKFKTYIFIILFLALWTFPAAGANYDYIQLIDTPEFKNKLNADMIINNAETQTSGGDCEGYVLVTSTMATSKGEKADEGVPSNGIFNISSEGTEIKCSTNWSGNNVYKPGNGTYFTLYPEAGIYEYLLLSIISPDGAGSFSAKFTYSDGSTSTSKTFTVPHWEYGAKGTTTADYYVMSGTDMDSYDTGGSYEGDDLFLYYFKLLPANTKQLKSVQIINPKSGSNKADCGLFVLGGVWKKYKAPEISDFTPTKAKTGDTITINGTNFENGSFKVSKVTIGGSSVSFTVNSAAKITAKAGSNSGPVTVESKTGSGTSDFSFTLDTTEPPVSFTYYNKDGSIVPENDDTAVRRVRTGGGQPDITEYAVSIRHDFSESANVWGYQETIGNPKPAVGKHWYQSGDTFTLELNGIVQDLNNVNLRYVMAGFRINSTLNEYSISQNQTYTKRINSPMELEIVWHSQWAVQVGVVPDSMKSNILVVGGGKVESGIGRWWFDDGASLELFAFEGCLPVEGYLDNTSLTDVSVKQGISGWLFLYFQRYEVKSLKAPVSITWQYKSHKYEIEVPVGAPVSFETLPGSIRDMIDTEAAPTMPLDAASAQTGENLYYWSEADKKAFPLIGDRWFQLEWKMKAGAGCAEPVVTLVHAKWPDDPHYTHIANTPPVLLDPSPDDGITFQELKYTDKNSQGQPIGKVADTKFTATEKGKSVLLLTSDEPIQQFPPIIPPGQISLKFNGTDDYVEIENDPDTGNLYLDNTSYTIEAWIKPDEIPSSGYATIIENDAYYMGINSKGNLYGDHFYRNNKYKGFSAGSIQPGKWTHVAFVFNKEVKKIYLFINGILTGTFNLPDALYKSDTEYVRIGSNTAGGNRFKGYIDEVRVWNIGVTQIWNNMNKRLSGNETGLVGYWRFDEYGTTSLTDSSPSKQHASFGEMKAADAWTIDSSVSSEYESMILSTMVRVVQTKLWNEDLNTGTAVIGSEITSNFHDSNVPHTGHVYSAYGDNTKQLYPRYNADIYDPQTMEGPIIPVNKEYTADLEDNMVVVWYEMKEGISWPYQPVRYNCSWPSSTENRIVIASRQGSEGRNKNGAYQTWPDSEGNPQNWLDPKRYSEIKVYNQPDKTKPGYNPNEEHALTAGSFRHADMAPQPTAAFALRNDLNITARNANFTSEPYVLLQYFDNVEQKYGMTAFKIDTEDSRYAYPDKVDDYNESYTFHYSMKAGDPVVAPYPLNLVIGAAPPDEISGTDGSPDVQKCYWEDHKGQPWAISGGSYLHSRFWYPLDSTFWCDGSEKCNGKTAIGDGNGDVGQPVPFIWKTSTQQAVNVRYDTSWPENLPVLKAGETVTFPGGEYRADNPENEGLPAVLAWAAGQVVYDDMNTTMDPTIVFQSYLVRLVSVLEERTVALSTADYPSGLAPASGKVDVNKGQYYFKDLHAGLKTRIFYDPITAKLGIRGYVNDKTLGDSTLTAAPPSVYILQPNILTSEERDAINALEGANEKFKAAVNALYELTVNPSGFTGKGNTAGIQPYKDETGKIDMTKGAPLMALGPGLAAVPNPRIGSPDPNFQFSQGYVTLAENNHPDMGDLPVALHIIKVKNEKYRGAIKAVYSDNVFDEKITMRHTADFGSNVGDQLFQWWYREENGTEQPPPDIAPEAWKVFPGQTNEVVMSGAGAALLSDNLFFVRYKHKDCEGNNCWSEWAGAANSRPPKEGEDPADTYQAQLAEGWVKRVVNGINPFEARIKDFSTDSPATYVSMIQQAGPRYEGDVAFNPQKDVIENVGLIELYQTVLERAKDLSIDLTQPANTSGVVTALLLAASRVNGFYTLLGNDAYIDAQDPTIGFGSSSLEYGSLAPTIFTFMNQIPNLLDEELCLLRGQDQEGARPVYNRLMWNFTKGEGEAAYAMSYNLKDENGDGFIDEADGRTAYPQGHGDAWGHYLSALKGYYTLMRHPYFNWESRAEKLYIEGVVIDVDYLDERKFAETAAAKAKAGSEIVNLTYRSQYVDDPAGQWQGYMDTDRARSWGVSEWGERAFLGTLYDWAIANAILPDQDTDPAHTGVKKIDRTTITELLDIASQGREIQRQLDSANIGLNPLGLVADVVPFDIDPSRMVPGAYNSATQFEQVYERALSAMENAQIIFDYANDMKNRIRKVAVSAEEFSDQVEIQDRDYRNRLIEVFGTPYEGLIGAGKIYPAGYQGPDYFCYNYIDVNDVTDKTLPEPGSSFTAYFEPMARGFSKDERLFGASGTILDMVMSPVGGDQAEVKDLNTAFSQYFMTDLNPNDFTGSDFSGVIQVEMPMGAGDYSFQAPSGWGIRKSPGEIQVALIELVKAETELKIAMANYAGFVGSIQLKLDTIIARNDLYDTQIYIDNARTQTKMGIKAALAAVNVIRSTLSKSKEKVKQTTEAVVESMPKSTGTSSDVTAPARSAARRGGIILTEPIAVAEKAAEFKAWTLESSDALVDDYADLELVHAEAKYDLQQQLKELQDHMGDEVVKRMEVFRLNENLRQIGEKYRAMLAKGLRLLEERKAFNAKVAAKVQGKRYQDMAFRLNANAAVSQYKAMFDVAARNVYLAAKAYDYETNLGDNNSASAKPLLNDIIKQRTLGQYKDGRYIVGLGGLGDTMERLKANFDVLKGQMGFNNPQSETGRMSLRYELFRIKSDEEQDESWRAMLQKSMKENLWDIPEFKKYCRPFISEDEGPQPGIVIDFTTNVVSGKNFFGHPLGGGDHAYDPTNFATKVRSVGVWFEGYDNSLLAETPRAYMIPVGMDIMLVPDSNDMATREWTITDQKIPVPLPVGKSDMSNPDWIPSLDSLDGSMVEIRRYSSFRAYHDAGYFDASQMNYDSRLIGRSVWNTRWMIIIPGATFHYDKEFGLNTFIDTVKDIKLFFQTYAMSGN, from the coding sequence ATGAAATTCAAGACATATATTTTTATCATTCTGTTTCTGGCATTATGGACTTTTCCGGCTGCCGGAGCAAACTATGATTATATACAGTTGATTGACACACCTGAGTTTAAAAATAAGCTGAATGCGGACATGATAATTAACAACGCTGAAACCCAGACCAGCGGCGGAGACTGCGAGGGATATGTCCTTGTAACTTCAACTATGGCAACATCAAAGGGAGAAAAAGCAGATGAGGGCGTTCCCAGTAACGGGATATTCAATATTTCCAGTGAGGGTACGGAAATCAAGTGTTCAACCAACTGGAGCGGCAATAATGTTTATAAACCGGGAAACGGAACTTATTTTACCCTGTACCCGGAGGCCGGTATTTATGAATATCTCTTACTCAGCATTATCAGCCCGGACGGAGCCGGTTCCTTCAGTGCAAAATTCACATACAGTGACGGCAGCACTTCAACAAGCAAAACATTTACAGTGCCTCACTGGGAATACGGAGCAAAAGGAACAACAACTGCTGACTATTATGTGATGAGCGGTACGGATATGGATTCTTATGACACTGGCGGTTCATATGAAGGTGATGATCTTTTCCTTTATTATTTCAAGCTGCTCCCTGCTAATACAAAACAACTGAAATCTGTACAGATTATCAATCCGAAAAGCGGAAGCAACAAAGCAGATTGCGGCTTGTTTGTTTTGGGCGGTGTATGGAAAAAATACAAGGCCCCGGAAATTTCTGATTTCACCCCGACAAAAGCAAAAACCGGGGACACGATTACGATTAACGGCACAAATTTTGAAAACGGCAGTTTTAAAGTAAGCAAAGTTACCATAGGCGGAAGTTCCGTTTCTTTTACTGTAAATAGTGCAGCAAAGATTACGGCAAAAGCAGGCTCAAATTCAGGGCCGGTTACAGTGGAAAGCAAAACAGGTTCAGGCACTTCAGATTTTTCATTTACTTTGGATACTACTGAACCGCCGGTATCATTTACTTACTATAACAAGGATGGCAGTATTGTCCCGGAAAATGATGATACGGCTGTGAGACGGGTAAGAACCGGCGGCGGACAACCGGATATAACGGAATATGCCGTAAGCATCCGCCATGATTTTTCAGAATCTGCAAATGTATGGGGATATCAGGAAACTATCGGCAACCCGAAACCGGCTGTGGGGAAACACTGGTATCAGTCAGGAGACACTTTCACATTAGAACTAAACGGAATTGTACAGGATTTGAATAATGTCAATCTCCGTTATGTGATGGCCGGTTTTAGGATAAACAGCACTCTGAATGAATACAGCATTTCACAGAATCAGACTTACACAAAGAGAATCAACTCCCCGATGGAATTGGAAATTGTCTGGCACAGCCAGTGGGCGGTTCAGGTGGGGGTGGTTCCCGACTCCATGAAAAGCAATATACTTGTAGTTGGAGGCGGAAAAGTTGAATCCGGAATAGGCAGATGGTGGTTTGATGACGGAGCATCTTTAGAACTGTTTGCATTCGAAGGCTGCCTTCCGGTTGAAGGTTATCTGGATAACACCAGTCTTACGGATGTTTCTGTAAAGCAGGGAATATCAGGTTGGCTCTTTCTTTATTTTCAACGATATGAAGTAAAGTCTTTGAAAGCGCCGGTCAGCATTACCTGGCAGTATAAAAGCCATAAATATGAAATCGAAGTTCCTGTGGGTGCGCCCGTCAGTTTTGAAACGCTTCCCGGCAGTATCCGGGATATGATAGACACCGAGGCCGCGCCGACCATGCCCCTGGATGCAGCATCGGCGCAGACCGGGGAAAATCTTTATTACTGGAGCGAAGCAGATAAAAAAGCATTCCCCCTTATCGGGGACAGGTGGTTTCAACTGGAATGGAAGATGAAAGCCGGAGCAGGATGTGCCGAGCCTGTGGTTACGCTCGTCCATGCAAAATGGCCCGATGATCCGCATTATACCCATATTGCCAATACCCCGCCTGTGCTGCTTGATCCGTCTCCTGACGACGGCATCACATTTCAGGAACTGAAATATACGGATAAAAACAGCCAGGGCCAACCCATAGGCAAAGTTGCGGATACAAAATTCACAGCAACGGAAAAAGGCAAAAGCGTACTTCTGCTGACTTCGGATGAACCCATACAGCAGTTTCCGCCAATAATTCCTCCGGGACAGATTTCTTTGAAATTCAACGGAACAGATGATTATGTTGAAATCGAAAATGACCCTGATACCGGAAACCTGTATCTGGATAATACCAGTTATACAATTGAGGCGTGGATAAAACCTGATGAGATTCCATCATCAGGATATGCCACAATTATTGAGAATGACGCATATTATATGGGGATAAACAGTAAGGGAAATTTATATGGAGATCATTTTTATAGAAATAATAAATATAAGGGGTTTAGTGCTGGAAGTATTCAACCGGGTAAATGGACTCATGTAGCTTTTGTCTTTAATAAAGAAGTCAAAAAAATATATTTGTTTATCAATGGGATACTGACAGGTACCTTTAATCTGCCGGATGCACTTTATAAAAGCGACACAGAATATGTGCGAATTGGTTCCAATACGGCCGGCGGAAATCGTTTTAAGGGATACATAGATGAAGTACGGGTCTGGAACATTGGCGTAACTCAAATCTGGAACAACATGAACAAACGGCTTAGCGGAAACGAAACCGGGCTTGTGGGATATTGGCGCTTTGACGAATACGGCACAACATCCCTGACAGATTCGTCTCCTTCCAAACAGCACGCATCATTCGGAGAGATGAAAGCAGCAGACGCATGGACAATTGACTCGTCTGTTTCATCCGAATATGAATCCATGATTCTCAGTACAATGGTGCGGGTGGTTCAGACAAAGTTATGGAACGAAGATTTAAACACAGGAACAGCGGTTATAGGCTCGGAAATCACAAGTAATTTTCATGACTCAAATGTACCGCACACGGGACATGTATATTCTGCTTACGGAGACAATACCAAACAATTATACCCCCGCTACAACGCGGATATTTACGACCCCCAGACTATGGAAGGGCCGATTATACCGGTCAACAAGGAATATACTGCTGATCTGGAAGATAATATGGTGGTTGTCTGGTATGAGATGAAGGAAGGCATTTCATGGCCTTATCAGCCTGTAAGATACAATTGCTCGTGGCCTTCAAGCACCGAAAACCGCATCGTCATTGCCAGCCGCCAGGGTTCCGAAGGCAGGAATAAAAACGGAGCGTATCAGACCTGGCCCGACAGCGAAGGAAACCCGCAGAACTGGCTTGACCCCAAACGCTATTCGGAAATAAAGGTTTACAATCAGCCTGATAAAACAAAACCGGGCTACAACCCAAATGAAGAACACGCACTGACTGCGGGTTCGTTCCGCCATGCTGACATGGCCCCCCAGCCCACAGCAGCTTTTGCGCTCCGCAATGATCTGAACATCACTGCCAGGAATGCAAATTTCACATCAGAGCCTTATGTGCTGCTTCAGTATTTTGACAATGTTGAACAGAAATACGGCATGACAGCCTTTAAAATTGATACAGAAGACAGCCGCTATGCCTACCCTGACAAGGTTGACGATTACAATGAAAGCTACACCTTTCATTACAGCATGAAAGCCGGGGACCCGGTTGTTGCACCCTATCCTCTGAATCTTGTTATCGGTGCGGCTCCGCCTGATGAAATATCAGGTACGGACGGCAGCCCGGATGTTCAAAAATGCTATTGGGAAGACCACAAAGGCCAGCCCTGGGCCATTTCAGGCGGTTCTTACCTGCATTCCAGGTTCTGGTATCCCCTGGACTCCACATTCTGGTGCGACGGCTCTGAAAAATGCAATGGAAAAACCGCAATAGGAGACGGAAACGGAGATGTGGGCCAGCCGGTTCCTTTTATCTGGAAAACCAGCACACAGCAGGCCGTTAATGTTCGCTATGACACAAGCTGGCCTGAAAATCTGCCGGTTCTCAAAGCCGGTGAAACCGTCACCTTTCCGGGCGGAGAATACCGGGCAGACAACCCTGAAAACGAAGGGCTTCCGGCAGTTCTGGCCTGGGCTGCGGGGCAGGTGGTGTATGATGACATGAATACCACTATGGATCCGACTATTGTTTTTCAATCATACCTGGTGCGCCTGGTATCAGTGCTGGAAGAACGTACTGTTGCATTATCCACAGCAGATTACCCGTCCGGTCTTGCTCCTGCATCTGGCAAAGTTGATGTGAACAAAGGGCAGTATTATTTCAAAGACCTTCATGCAGGACTGAAAACACGGATTTTCTACGATCCCATTACCGCAAAACTCGGCATCCGGGGGTATGTCAATGACAAAACATTGGGAGACAGCACCCTGACAGCCGCACCGCCGTCTGTTTATATACTTCAGCCAAACATCCTGACATCTGAAGAACGGGATGCCATAAATGCCCTGGAAGGCGCAAATGAGAAATTCAAGGCAGCCGTGAACGCGCTTTACGAACTCACGGTCAATCCGTCAGGATTTACCGGAAAAGGCAATACTGCCGGTATTCAGCCATACAAAGATGAAACCGGAAAAATTGACATGACAAAAGGCGCTCCGCTCATGGCTTTGGGACCCGGACTGGCTGCGGTTCCCAACCCCAGAATCGGAAGCCCTGACCCGAATTTCCAGTTTTCCCAGGGCTATGTAACCCTTGCGGAAAACAATCACCCGGACATGGGCGATCTGCCGGTTGCGCTTCACATTATCAAAGTCAAAAATGAAAAATACCGGGGCGCAATAAAAGCCGTGTATTCCGACAATGTATTTGATGAAAAGATCACCATGCGCCACACAGCCGATTTTGGCTCAAATGTTGGAGATCAATTGTTCCAGTGGTGGTACAGGGAAGAAAACGGAACAGAACAGCCTCCCCCGGATATTGCCCCTGAAGCATGGAAGGTATTTCCAGGACAGACCAATGAAGTTGTCATGTCAGGCGCAGGAGCTGCACTGCTTTCGGACAATCTTTTCTTTGTCCGCTACAAACACAAAGACTGCGAAGGAAACAACTGCTGGTCAGAATGGGCAGGTGCGGCAAATTCCAGACCGCCCAAAGAAGGGGAAGACCCGGCAGATACATATCAGGCACAGCTTGCAGAAGGATGGGTCAAGCGCGTAGTCAACGGCATCAACCCATTTGAAGCCAGAATAAAGGACTTCAGCACAGACAGCCCTGCCACATACGTCAGCATGATACAGCAGGCAGGCCCCAGATATGAAGGAGACGTGGCATTCAATCCCCAGAAAGACGTGATTGAAAATGTGGGTTTGATCGAACTTTATCAGACAGTTCTGGAACGGGCAAAAGACCTGAGCATTGACCTGACCCAGCCTGCAAACACATCAGGAGTTGTAACAGCTCTGTTGCTGGCTGCAAGCCGCGTAAACGGTTTCTACACACTGCTTGGCAATGACGCTTATATTGACGCACAGGACCCCACCATCGGATTCGGAAGCTCCAGCCTGGAATACGGTTCCCTGGCCCCGACCATCTTCACCTTTATGAACCAGATACCAAACCTGCTGGATGAAGAACTCTGTCTGCTCAGGGGCCAGGATCAGGAAGGCGCAAGACCTGTTTACAACCGGCTCATGTGGAATTTCACCAAAGGCGAGGGCGAGGCGGCTTATGCCATGTCATACAATCTAAAAGATGAAAACGGAGACGGATTTATTGACGAAGCAGACGGGCGCACTGCATACCCCCAGGGACACGGCGATGCCTGGGGCCATTACCTGAGCGCACTCAAAGGATATTACACATTGATGAGGCATCCCTATTTCAACTGGGAATCCCGCGCTGAAAAACTCTATATTGAAGGAGTGGTCATTGACGTGGATTATCTGGATGAGCGTAAATTTGCCGAAACTGCGGCAGCCAAAGCCAAAGCCGGTTCTGAAATCGTAAACCTGACCTATCGGTCTCAATATGTGGATGACCCCGCAGGCCAGTGGCAGGGATACATGGACACAGACAGAGCCAGATCATGGGGAGTATCTGAATGGGGTGAACGTGCATTCCTGGGAACCCTGTATGACTGGGCAATTGCCAATGCAATTTTACCGGATCAGGATACTGACCCGGCACATACAGGCGTGAAAAAGATTGACCGGACAACTATCACGGAACTTTTAGATATTGCATCCCAGGGACGCGAGATTCAGAGACAGCTTGACAGCGCCAATATCGGCTTAAATCCTCTGGGGCTTGTTGCAGATGTGGTTCCTTTTGACATAGACCCGTCCCGTATGGTTCCGGGCGCATACAACAGCGCAACCCAGTTTGAGCAGGTATATGAAAGGGCATTAAGCGCAATGGAAAACGCACAAATCATCTTTGATTATGCCAATGACATGAAAAACCGGATTCGGAAAGTGGCGGTTTCAGCAGAAGAATTTTCCGATCAGGTGGAAATCCAGGACAGGGATTACCGGAACCGGCTCATTGAAGTCTTCGGAACCCCGTATGAAGGACTTATAGGAGCCGGAAAAATCTATCCGGCCGGTTATCAGGGGCCTGATTATTTCTGCTATAATTATATTGATGTCAATGATGTAACTGACAAAACCCTGCCCGAACCAGGCAGTTCGTTCACAGCATATTTTGAGCCTATGGCAAGGGGATTTTCCAAAGATGAACGCCTGTTCGGAGCCAGCGGCACAATCCTGGATATGGTGATGTCGCCGGTCGGCGGAGATCAGGCTGAAGTCAAAGACCTCAATACCGCATTCAGCCAGTATTTTATGACAGACTTAAATCCTAACGATTTTACAGGCAGTGATTTCAGCGGAGTTATCCAGGTTGAAATGCCTATGGGAGCGGGTGATTACAGTTTCCAGGCTCCTTCGGGATGGGGCATCAGAAAATCACCCGGGGAAATTCAGGTTGCCCTGATTGAACTGGTCAAAGCAGAAACAGAACTCAAGATTGCAATGGCAAATTATGCCGGTTTTGTGGGGTCCATTCAGTTAAAGCTGGATACCATCATAGCGCGAAATGATCTGTATGACACCCAGATATATATTGACAATGCCAGAACCCAGACAAAAATGGGGATTAAGGCAGCCCTGGCAGCAGTCAATGTAATCCGTTCTACTTTGAGTAAATCCAAAGAAAAAGTAAAACAGACAACCGAAGCCGTGGTTGAAAGTATGCCCAAATCAACCGGAACTTCATCAGATGTTACAGCTCCGGCGCGTTCTGCTGCAAGAAGAGGAGGCATCATACTGACAGAGCCAATCGCCGTTGCTGAAAAAGCGGCGGAATTCAAGGCATGGACTCTTGAATCCTCGGATGCTCTTGTTGATGATTATGCAGATCTTGAACTTGTTCACGCTGAAGCAAAATACGATCTTCAGCAGCAGCTTAAAGAACTCCAGGATCACATGGGCGATGAAGTTGTAAAACGTATGGAAGTATTTCGTTTAAATGAAAATCTCAGGCAGATAGGGGAAAAATACCGGGCAATGCTTGCCAAAGGACTCCGCCTGCTTGAAGAACGCAAGGCATTCAACGCGAAAGTCGCAGCCAAGGTGCAGGGAAAACGATACCAGGACATGGCTTTCAGGCTCAATGCAAATGCTGCCGTATCCCAGTACAAGGCCATGTTTGACGTGGCAGCGCGGAATGTGTATCTGGCAGCGAAAGCCTATGACTATGAAACCAACCTGGGTGATAATAACTCCGCCTCTGCCAAACCCCTGTTAAACGATATTATCAAACAGCGGACTTTGGGACAGTATAAAGACGGGCGCTATATAGTAGGACTGGGCGGTCTTGGTGATACTATGGAACGGCTCAAAGCCAATTTCGATGTTCTCAAAGGCCAGATGGGATTTAACAATCCACAGAGTGAAACCGGCAGAATGTCCCTGAGATACGAGCTTTTCCGCATTAAATCAGATGAGGAACAGGATGAATCATGGCGGGCCATGCTCCAGAAATCCATGAAGGAAAATCTGTGGGATATTCCTGAATTTAAAAAATACTGCCGTCCCTTTATTTCCGAAGACGAAGGGCCTCAGCCCGGAATCGTGATTGATTTTACAACAAATGTTGTTTCAGGCAAGAACTTTTTCGGCCATCCCTTAGGCGGCGGGGATCATGCTTACGACCCGACCA